In Pseudocalidococcus azoricus BACA0444, a single genomic region encodes these proteins:
- the rfbG gene encoding CDP-glucose 4,6-dehydratase, whose translation MADLEGSLEGMVMTEFWQGKRVFLTGHTGFKGSWLTLWLLSLRAIVYGYSLESETNPSLFVQLGLEKEIDHHLGDIRDAETLAQKIISFQPDIVLHLAAQPLVRRSYIEPLQTWDINVLGTIHVLEALKKLAYPCAALFITTDKCYENREWVYSYREDDPLGGYDPYSSSKAGAEIAIASWRRSFFNSSNINIKIASARAGNVIGGGDWAEDRIVPDAMRSLQAQQPIPVRSPRATRPWQHVLEPLGGYLLLAEKLYHQIVEPQASVNFFDTAFNFGPNLSSNRPVKELVTTILNYWPGQWQDCSSPTALHEAQLLNLTTDKAFHTLGWQPVWGFEQTIEKTVHWYRQASQLDSSQQYGDLRKLTLDQIQDYSRDQVEQKHKESSDRSVDVIGQKS comes from the coding sequence ATGGCAGACCTGGAAGGCTCCCTGGAAGGTATGGTCATGACGGAATTTTGGCAAGGAAAGCGAGTTTTTCTAACGGGCCATACTGGCTTTAAGGGAAGTTGGTTAACACTTTGGCTGTTGTCATTGCGGGCTATAGTTTATGGTTACAGCTTAGAATCTGAAACTAATCCCTCTCTTTTTGTTCAACTTGGGCTTGAAAAGGAAATTGACCATCACCTAGGAGATATCCGAGACGCTGAAACCCTTGCTCAGAAAATTATTTCGTTTCAACCTGACATCGTTTTACACTTAGCAGCTCAGCCTCTTGTCCGCCGGAGTTATATAGAGCCGTTGCAAACTTGGGACATTAATGTTCTCGGGACAATCCATGTTTTAGAAGCCCTCAAGAAATTGGCTTATCCCTGTGCTGCGCTTTTTATCACGACAGATAAATGCTACGAAAACCGAGAGTGGGTTTACAGCTACCGAGAAGATGATCCCTTAGGTGGCTACGACCCTTATAGCAGCAGCAAGGCTGGGGCTGAGATTGCCATTGCCAGTTGGAGACGTAGTTTCTTTAATTCTTCTAATATCAACATCAAAATTGCTTCCGCACGGGCTGGAAATGTTATTGGTGGGGGAGATTGGGCTGAAGACCGAATTGTTCCTGATGCGATGCGTTCTTTGCAAGCTCAACAGCCTATTCCGGTCAGAAGTCCGCGAGCCACTCGTCCTTGGCAGCATGTTTTAGAGCCTTTAGGAGGATACTTACTCTTAGCTGAGAAACTCTATCACCAAATTGTTGAGCCGCAAGCCTCAGTAAATTTTTTTGACACTGCGTTCAATTTTGGCCCAAACCTGAGTTCAAACCGTCCTGTAAAAGAACTTGTGACCACTATCCTCAATTACTGGCCAGGCCAGTGGCAAGATTGCTCAAGCCCAACCGCTCTCCATGAAGCCCAACTCTTAAACTTGACAACAGACAAGGCGTTTCATACATTGGGGTGGCAACCCGTTTGGGGCTTTGAGCAAACTATTGAAAAAACAGTTCATTGGTATCGCCAGGCCAGTCAACTTGATTCCAGCCAGCAGTATGGTGATCTTCGAAAGCTAACTCTTGATCAGATTCAGGACTATTCCCGAGACCAAGTTGAGCAGAAGCACAAAGAATCTTCAGATCGTTCAGTTGATGTTATAGGACAAAAATCATGA
- the rfbF gene encoding glucose-1-phosphate cytidylyltransferase, giving the protein MKAVILAGGLGTRISEETHLKPKPMVEIGGRPILWHILKIYSNFGIDDFIICCGYKGYVIKEYFANYFLHMSDVTFHMDLNYMEVHRKKAEKWKVTLVDTGDSSMTGGRLKRVQSYVGHETFCFTYGDGLANIDIRELVNFHHQHGRWATLTAVQPPGRYGALQLDEQDGITGFQEKPQGDGGWINGGFFVLEPQVFDLIEGDATVWEQQPLKTLAEKGQLAAYKHQGFWQPMDTLRDKNHLEDLWQTWKAPWKVWS; this is encoded by the coding sequence ATGAAGGCAGTGATATTGGCTGGTGGACTGGGGACAAGAATTAGTGAAGAAACACATCTTAAACCTAAACCAATGGTGGAGATAGGTGGTCGGCCAATACTATGGCACATTCTCAAGATTTACAGCAATTTTGGAATTGATGATTTTATTATTTGCTGTGGTTATAAAGGTTATGTAATTAAAGAATATTTTGCAAACTATTTTCTCCATATGTCGGATGTTACGTTTCATATGGACTTGAACTACATGGAAGTCCATCGAAAAAAAGCTGAGAAATGGAAGGTTACTTTAGTTGATACTGGAGACTCTTCAATGACCGGTGGTCGGCTTAAGCGAGTTCAATCTTATGTTGGACATGAAACATTCTGCTTTACTTATGGTGATGGTCTTGCCAATATTGATATTCGAGAATTAGTGAACTTTCATCATCAGCATGGTAGATGGGCCACATTGACTGCTGTTCAACCTCCAGGTCGATATGGTGCTCTTCAATTGGATGAACAGGACGGTATTACTGGGTTCCAAGAGAAACCTCAGGGAGATGGAGGTTGGATTAATGGTGGTTTCTTTGTTCTGGAGCCTCAAGTCTTTGATCTGATTGAAGGAGATGCTACGGTTTGGGAACAACAACCCTTGAAAACGTTGGCAGAAAAAGGGCAATTGGCAGCCTACAAGCATCAGGGATTTTGGCAGCCGATGGATACGTTGCGGGATAAAAATCACCTGGAGGACTTATGGCAGACCTGGAAGGCTCCCTGGAAGGTATGGTCATGA
- a CDS encoding ABC transporter ATP-binding protein, protein MKNKNIIKQYSNKILIVFSLLSKKRKKQLLLLQVLSLGSSVAEVSNLATLVFFLNVLADPGKGADKLATYLPFVADLNTAVLMLLLGSTFTVAAVLSAVLRIAVIAGQLRLAALISSDLSSLVFRNVLYRPYAWHLEQNSSYILGLIFQDVETVSAFISGLLGLFSNILIVIALGISLIRISPSIMLSLILIMFVAYWAIYQKTRATLYLDGLARTQNFRKSMQIAQEGFGGIRDIIIDDTQEIFSKSFNNLYRSFRMNGVSLNFKAQYPRYVIESLSMVSIVCISLFLFFQGEGIESQLPILGSIALGAYRILQPLQTCFASIAGIKSSQASIHKVAPFANKSLKNNEKPLSSFLTTLPDKSVRLVNVFFRYQSEQTWTLKDVSLTIPEGTRVAFVGTTGSGKSTTIDLILGLLKPSQGKILIGGSDLQDEFILQAWHSQLAHVPQFIYLRDASFTENIAFGVPLNLIDQERVRWAAAQAQVAELIESQPEGYDQLIGERGVKLSGGQRQRLGIARALYKQASVLVFDEATSALDNETEARVMDAITQASKAATIIMIAHRLSTVKNCDQIFLLNQGCLIAQGTYQELLQTSPNFIKLAQMSKDVS, encoded by the coding sequence TTGAAAAATAAAAATATTATCAAGCAATACTCAAATAAAATTTTGATTGTATTCTCCCTATTATCAAAGAAGCGTAAAAAGCAGCTGTTGTTACTACAGGTCTTGTCTTTAGGATCGTCAGTTGCAGAAGTCAGTAATTTGGCTACGCTAGTATTCTTTCTGAATGTATTAGCTGACCCTGGCAAAGGTGCAGACAAATTAGCAACCTATTTGCCCTTCGTTGCAGACTTGAATACAGCTGTGTTAATGCTACTCCTAGGTAGTACTTTTACTGTCGCAGCAGTATTGAGTGCAGTTCTAAGAATTGCTGTAATTGCAGGACAGCTAAGATTAGCGGCTCTGATCTCTAGTGATTTATCATCCTTAGTATTTCGCAACGTTTTATATCGTCCCTACGCTTGGCATTTAGAGCAGAATAGTAGCTATATTCTGGGATTAATATTCCAAGATGTTGAAACTGTATCAGCTTTTATTTCAGGTCTATTAGGTCTTTTTTCAAATATTTTGATTGTTATTGCCTTAGGTATTTCCCTAATTAGAATATCACCTTCTATTATGCTGAGTTTAATCCTCATCATGTTTGTAGCATATTGGGCAATATACCAAAAAACACGAGCAACACTCTATCTAGATGGCCTTGCAAGAACTCAAAACTTTCGTAAGAGTATGCAAATTGCTCAAGAAGGGTTTGGAGGAATTCGTGACATCATTATTGATGATACCCAAGAAATCTTCTCTAAAAGCTTTAACAACTTATATCGCTCATTTAGGATGAATGGTGTATCACTGAATTTTAAGGCACAATATCCACGCTATGTTATTGAGTCATTATCCATGGTTTCAATTGTATGCATTTCACTGTTTTTGTTCTTTCAGGGTGAGGGTATTGAATCACAGTTGCCTATTCTTGGGTCTATTGCCCTTGGTGCTTATCGCATACTACAACCTCTGCAAACTTGCTTTGCCAGTATTGCTGGCATCAAAAGTTCTCAAGCTTCAATTCATAAGGTTGCACCATTTGCGAATAAAAGTCTCAAGAATAATGAAAAGCCCCTATCGAGTTTTTTAACCACATTACCTGATAAGTCGGTTCGCTTGGTAAATGTTTTTTTTCGCTATCAATCTGAGCAAACTTGGACTTTGAAGGATGTCAGCTTAACGATTCCTGAAGGTACCCGAGTTGCATTTGTGGGTACTACTGGCAGTGGTAAAAGTACAACCATTGATTTAATTCTAGGCTTGCTCAAACCTAGTCAAGGTAAAATTCTAATTGGAGGTTCTGATTTACAAGATGAGTTCATACTCCAGGCCTGGCACTCACAGCTAGCCCATGTACCTCAGTTTATCTATTTACGAGATGCGAGCTTTACAGAAAATATTGCTTTTGGTGTTCCTTTAAATTTGATAGATCAAGAGCGAGTTCGATGGGCCGCAGCCCAGGCTCAGGTTGCTGAATTAATTGAGTCACAGCCAGAGGGGTATGATCAATTGATTGGTGAACGGGGGGTAAAACTATCTGGGGGACAGCGTCAACGGCTGGGAATCGCCCGGGCACTATATAAGCAGGCATCAGTTTTAGTATTTGACGAAGCGACAAGTGCCTTGGATAATGAAACTGAAGCTAGGGTTATGGATGCCATAACTCAAGCATCTAAAGCGGCAACCATTATTATGATCGCCCATCGTCTATCGACGGTAAAAAACTGTGACCAAATCTTTTTGCTTAATCAGGGATGTTTAATCGCCCAGGGTACTTACCAAGAACTTTTGCAGACTTCACCGAACTTTATTAAGTTAGCCCAGATGAGCAAAGATGTCTCTTGA
- a CDS encoding GumC family protein has protein sequence MTQENSMISQNPLVNKPQDDDFDIQSYLGLVRRHWLGFTLTFSSVLALSGLYAVTRVPVYEANGLIWIQKQNQASALIGIQGVPGGDLSSVAGNPLNTQIAIFQTDDVLEKAAKLFSIDSTDISRSATASQLGSGMSVSQVPRTDLLNVSFRSPDQEVAVKAVDNLMSSFIANSIRLSRVQKTAAREFIQSQLPNAEKNLIENLNKLTSFKQDFNIVSLDAQTGSLIEELATLQQSIQTTQVQLVGLQNTQVGLESLLGVSPAKANQLKLLAESAGIQASVVELQKTEAELTALTSRYRQNHPEVLSLKRQRDAQSNALQNQISELLGNQEYPVNQSPTQIQLGSSTISLLTQVVTNEFQIKSLMKQVDLLKSKIDEKNKVVEQLPSLQRRLLQLQLEYDVSSARYSALLKSLQDAQLSENQDVGNAVIVQRSKVNRTPVSVDPKRIIFLGGLFGLVIGFGVAFLLEQLDNSVHSENEIQEIFASMPILATIPILYESDKKVSPPSGQEFENSGKLVVRDDPRLPASESFRMLLANIKFSNSDGNLKVITITSSMQGEGKSTITANLGLSMTEIGYRVAIIDCDLRRPAQHHCWQIPNQIGLSNILVEDLPYQKFMHHENSNLDIITSGLTPPNPITIINSSSFLSFVNELRLAYDYVLIDSPPLNAAADALFLGKISDCILLIARPDKLIRPSAQRAKDMLSQSGQNIIGLVVNGVRQSQAHYYYYYHSDSDKKPYENGFIDKVLNLIKN, from the coding sequence ATGACACAAGAAAACTCCATGATTTCACAGAATCCCCTAGTAAATAAGCCCCAAGATGATGATTTTGATATTCAATCTTATCTTGGGCTAGTTAGGCGGCATTGGTTGGGATTTACGTTGACATTTAGCAGTGTCTTGGCTCTTTCGGGCTTATATGCAGTTACCCGTGTACCAGTTTATGAAGCTAATGGTCTAATTTGGATACAGAAGCAAAACCAAGCGTCAGCCCTCATTGGTATTCAGGGAGTACCAGGTGGTGATTTGAGTAGTGTTGCGGGTAACCCTCTGAACACTCAAATTGCGATCTTTCAAACGGATGATGTGCTTGAAAAGGCTGCCAAATTATTTAGCATAGATTCAACTGACATCAGTCGTTCTGCTACCGCATCTCAATTAGGTAGTGGTATGTCTGTAAGCCAAGTTCCCCGAACAGATTTGTTAAATGTCTCATTTCGTAGTCCAGATCAAGAAGTAGCAGTCAAAGCTGTTGATAACTTAATGAGTAGCTTTATCGCCAATAGTATTCGCTTAAGTCGAGTTCAGAAAACAGCTGCTCGGGAATTTATACAGTCTCAGTTACCTAATGCGGAAAAGAATCTCATTGAAAATCTCAATAAACTTACTAGTTTCAAACAAGATTTTAATATTGTCTCTTTAGATGCTCAGACTGGTTCACTGATTGAGGAGTTAGCCACTTTACAACAAAGCATTCAAACTACTCAAGTACAGCTAGTAGGATTACAAAATACACAGGTAGGACTGGAATCATTACTCGGAGTTTCTCCTGCCAAAGCCAATCAATTAAAGCTCCTTGCAGAGTCAGCAGGTATTCAAGCTTCAGTGGTTGAGTTGCAAAAGACAGAGGCAGAACTAACTGCTTTAACTAGTCGCTACAGACAGAACCATCCTGAGGTGCTGTCACTGAAGCGACAGAGAGATGCTCAAAGTAATGCTCTTCAAAACCAGATATCTGAACTTTTGGGTAATCAAGAATATCCAGTTAATCAAAGTCCAACCCAGATTCAACTAGGAAGCTCTACCATTTCACTCCTAACGCAAGTCGTGACTAATGAATTTCAAATTAAGAGTTTGATGAAACAGGTTGATTTATTAAAATCCAAAATTGATGAGAAAAACAAAGTTGTAGAACAGTTACCCAGTCTTCAAAGACGATTGCTACAGCTACAGCTTGAATATGATGTCTCTAGTGCTAGGTACTCCGCTCTACTAAAGTCACTTCAAGATGCTCAACTGTCCGAAAATCAAGACGTTGGCAATGCGGTGATCGTTCAACGATCTAAAGTTAACCGCACCCCTGTGTCAGTAGACCCTAAACGGATAATTTTCCTGGGAGGACTCTTTGGACTTGTGATTGGATTTGGAGTTGCTTTCTTGTTGGAGCAACTTGATAATTCCGTACACTCAGAAAATGAGATTCAAGAAATTTTTGCATCTATGCCAATTTTAGCAACAATTCCAATTTTATATGAATCAGATAAGAAAGTAAGTCCACCATCAGGTCAGGAATTTGAGAATAGTGGAAAGCTTGTTGTTCGGGATGATCCTCGTTTGCCAGCAAGTGAGTCTTTTAGAATGTTACTGGCTAATATTAAATTCTCTAACTCCGACGGAAATTTGAAAGTTATTACGATCACCAGTTCTATGCAAGGTGAAGGAAAGAGCACAATAACAGCAAATCTGGGTTTGTCCATGACTGAGATTGGCTATCGAGTTGCTATTATCGATTGTGATTTACGCAGACCTGCTCAACATCACTGCTGGCAAATTCCAAATCAGATTGGATTGAGCAATATTCTAGTCGAGGATTTACCATATCAAAAGTTTATGCATCATGAAAATAGTAATCTTGATATTATTACATCTGGCTTGACTCCACCAAATCCAATAACAATTATTAACTCATCTAGCTTCTTGTCTTTTGTGAATGAATTAAGGTTGGCTTATGACTATGTTTTAATCGATAGCCCTCCTTTAAATGCTGCCGCTGATGCTTTATTTTTGGGTAAAATATCAGATTGTATTTTATTGATAGCGAGACCAGATAAATTAATTCGCCCATCTGCTCAAAGAGCAAAGGATATGCTAAGCCAATCTGGACAGAATATTATAGGCTTGGTTGTTAATGGTGTTAGGCAATCTCAAGCTCATTACTACTACTATTATCACTCTGATTCAGATAAAAAACCTTATGAAAATGGTTTTATTGACAAAGTATTAAATCTCATCAAAAATTAG
- a CDS encoding polysaccharide biosynthesis/export family protein has protein sequence MSHSYAKPLSIATLTQFFVLATVGLTVWTAESRVLAQVSSPAPNYRPNPGLAAADNMNVYLLGPGDSIQVSVLGFDEYKGLPPQVILPDGTISIPLVERFVVSGKTVTQVKQELTRRLSEYLVDPTVEVQLTNLRPLTVTVSGEVRRPGPLQLQPIPLGASSSTGNETTRSRIIPTLTQAIAAAGGVTKEADVRDIIINRIGVNGVSQTMTVNLWNAIQSSSSNQDISLRDGDSIFIPKATTLSQGDQKLLARSAFGSPTVKVRVVGEVKRPGEIEVSPDSTLSSAIAVAGGPTDKANLTRVRFYRLEANGTVNEKTLNIEKLTEPTQIEDGDVIMIPKGDGYRFLDAIGTVLGPLGAAAAFIRIFQ, from the coding sequence ATGTCCCACAGCTATGCCAAACCACTCTCGATAGCCACTTTGACTCAATTCTTTGTCTTGGCAACTGTGGGCCTTACAGTCTGGACAGCTGAATCCAGAGTCTTGGCCCAAGTCTCCAGTCCAGCCCCAAATTATCGCCCTAATCCTGGCCTGGCTGCCGCTGACAACATGAATGTTTACTTGCTGGGGCCTGGGGACTCAATACAAGTTTCAGTCTTAGGATTTGATGAATATAAAGGTCTTCCTCCTCAGGTCATTCTTCCAGATGGTACTATCTCCATCCCACTAGTTGAACGCTTTGTTGTCTCTGGTAAAACAGTCACTCAAGTCAAACAAGAACTGACTCGTCGTTTAAGTGAATATTTAGTTGATCCAACGGTTGAAGTTCAACTTACCAACCTACGCCCCCTCACCGTAACTGTCTCGGGGGAAGTCCGCCGGCCTGGTCCATTACAACTCCAACCTATTCCTCTTGGAGCATCTAGCTCAACTGGAAATGAAACAACGCGATCTCGTATAATCCCTACCTTAACTCAGGCCATTGCTGCCGCTGGGGGTGTAACCAAGGAAGCCGATGTTCGTGACATTATCATTAATCGAATTGGTGTTAATGGTGTCTCTCAAACAATGACCGTGAATTTATGGAATGCTATTCAATCTAGTAGCAGTAATCAAGATATTTCTTTGCGGGATGGCGACTCAATTTTTATTCCTAAAGCAACCACATTGAGCCAAGGTGATCAAAAACTATTAGCCCGATCTGCATTTGGCTCTCCCACTGTTAAAGTCCGTGTTGTGGGTGAAGTTAAGCGGCCTGGTGAGATTGAAGTGTCTCCCGACAGTACCCTAAGTAGTGCTATCGCAGTAGCGGGTGGACCAACAGATAAGGCTAATCTAACTAGGGTTCGTTTTTATCGCTTAGAAGCTAATGGTACGGTTAATGAAAAAACTCTCAATATCGAAAAATTAACTGAGCCAACCCAGATTGAGGATGGCGATGTCATTATGATTCCTAAAGGTGATGGCTACCGTTTCCTGGATGCAATTGGAACTGTTCTTGGCCCTCTTGGTGCTGCGGCTGCCTTTATTCGTATCTTTCAATAG
- a CDS encoding Spy/CpxP family protein refolding chaperone, with the protein MFGSRGWSQKVQFILASSTLGAMTLVGVMIVNGPMATAATPSPTAAATVPRWITALKLSPAQIQQVQAIEAKFKPQAQSQQTQLNQAESLLESLLVKGASNEDIRAQHQIIQNYRRQLETTRLEAALEIKDVLTPAQRQQLAELNQQRLTRLRDLVLGSGGTTPR; encoded by the coding sequence ATGTTTGGTTCTCGGGGATGGTCTCAGAAAGTTCAATTCATTTTGGCTAGCAGTACTCTCGGGGCAATGACCCTTGTGGGAGTGATGATCGTCAATGGGCCGATGGCTACAGCCGCAACTCCTTCCCCAACAGCAGCAGCGACCGTTCCAAGGTGGATCACAGCATTGAAGCTATCCCCTGCCCAAATTCAACAAGTCCAGGCCATTGAAGCCAAGTTCAAACCCCAGGCCCAGAGCCAACAAACTCAACTGAATCAGGCCGAATCACTGCTGGAATCCCTACTCGTCAAAGGAGCCAGTAACGAGGATATTCGCGCTCAGCACCAGATTATCCAAAACTATCGGCGGCAATTAGAGACAACCCGTTTGGAAGCAGCCCTAGAAATTAAAGATGTTTTGACTCCGGCCCAACGACAACAATTAGCAGAACTGAATCAGCAGCGGTTGACCCGACTCCGAGATTTAGTTTTGGGGAGTGGTGGGACAACCCCGCGCTAA
- a CDS encoding GNAT family N-acetyltransferase, with protein METHHSQGIIYRQPLGSETHLILDWVKARFSLGWVSEVEIALHQRPPRCLIAVQSGKLLGFACYDTAALGLFGPMGVDADSRGLGIGTILTQLTLEMMRTQGYAYGVIGWVGPAEFYQQVVGAIPIPDSFPGLWANRLQLPPA; from the coding sequence CTGGAAACACACCACAGCCAAGGGATTATCTATCGGCAGCCCCTCGGTTCCGAAACCCATTTAATTTTAGATTGGGTCAAAGCAAGATTTAGCCTGGGCTGGGTTAGTGAAGTTGAAATTGCGCTGCACCAACGCCCCCCCCGCTGTTTAATTGCCGTTCAGAGTGGAAAACTTTTGGGATTTGCCTGTTACGATACGGCGGCATTAGGATTATTTGGGCCGATGGGGGTGGATGCGGATTCGCGGGGCCTAGGAATTGGCACAATTTTAACCCAGCTAACCCTTGAGATGATGAGAACCCAAGGTTATGCTTATGGCGTGATTGGTTGGGTCGGGCCAGCGGAATTTTATCAACAGGTTGTGGGGGCGATCCCAATTCCGGACTCCTTTCCCGGCCTGTGGGCTAATCGTTTACAACTGCCTCCAGCCTGA
- a CDS encoding DUF29 family protein, translating to MPSLSLSEQDFYTWSSKQAQAVANRQVERLDWEHLAQEKSYGYASQALCITSRPGPPGNTPQPRDYLSAAPRFRNPFNFRLGQSKI from the coding sequence ATGCCCAGTCTCTCTTTGTCTGAACAAGATTTTTATACTTGGTCTAGTAAACAGGCCCAGGCCGTCGCGAATCGTCAAGTTGAACGTTTAGATTGGGAGCATCTGGCTCAAGAAAAGTCCTATGGATATGCTAGTCAAGCTCTATGCATTACCTCTCGACCAGGCCCGCCTGGAAACACACCACAGCCAAGGGATTATCTATCGGCAGCCCCTCGGTTCCGAAACCCATTTAATTTTAGATTGGGTCAAAGCAAGATTTAG
- a CDS encoding helix-turn-helix domain-containing protein: protein MSYSEDLRKKALEAVARGAVKAQLCKTLNISRNTLDSWIKRYVETGSYTPPSYHHQRRKPKIDNLDKFREFVLENNDKTQQQLADLWGHNITQQDVSRALQKLNITPKKRPTPMQKKMKTNAINLRLS from the coding sequence ATGAGTTACAGCGAAGATTTACGGAAGAAAGCCTTAGAAGCAGTCGCTAGAGGAGCAGTAAAAGCGCAGCTATGTAAAACTCTAAATATTAGTCGAAATACTCTAGATTCTTGGATAAAACGTTATGTAGAAACTGGCTCATATACTCCTCCTTCTTATCATCATCAAAGACGTAAACCCAAAATAGATAATCTGGATAAATTCAGAGAATTTGTTCTTGAGAATAATGATAAGACTCAACAGCAATTAGCAGATTTATGGGGTCATAATATTACTCAGCAAGATGTTAGTCGCGCTCTGCAAAAGTTGAATATAACCCCAAAAAAAAGACCTACACCTATGCAGAAAAAGATGAAGACGAACGCAATAAATTTACGGCTCAGTTAA
- a CDS encoding transposase has protein sequence MVDHRSCVANRDHYPYGYSLKGTRCYGVKCGRKRERVSWVAALYNHQLIAPLVFSGSCNRILIKEWFKTKLLLQLKPNTKIILDNASFHKGQDLEQVIEEAHCQLWYLPKYSPDLNPIERC, from the coding sequence ATTGTAGACCACAGGTCATGCGTAGCTAATCGAGATCATTACCCTTATGGTTACAGTCTCAAAGGAACCCGATGCTATGGCGTTAAATGCGGTCGCAAGCGTGAGCGAGTGAGTTGGGTCGCTGCTCTATACAATCACCAGTTAATTGCCCCCTTAGTTTTTTCAGGGTCATGCAACCGAATTTTAATAAAAGAGTGGTTTAAAACCAAGTTATTACTTCAACTTAAACCCAACACTAAAATTATCTTAGATAATGCCTCTTTTCATAAAGGACAAGACTTAGAACAAGTAATTGAAGAAGCGCATTGTCAACTCTGGTATTTGCCTAAATATTCACCAGACCTCAATCCAATCGAACGTTGTTGA
- a CDS encoding DUF2887 domain-containing protein, with translation MFELLDDKPSNAAEYRFESVTVKETAFQLDSVFLPPPETRPGPVYFLEIQCQKDEQFYERFFGELFIFLYRHCEIVTLLNYYRTIYKCIIYTFMNRIKGI, from the coding sequence CTGTTTGAGTTATTGGACGATAAACCCAGCAATGCCGCTGAATATCGGTTTGAATCCGTCACGGTCAAAGAAACCGCTTTTCAACTCGATAGTGTTTTCCTACCCCCCCCTGAAACCAGGCCTGGCCCTGTCTATTTCCTGGAAATTCAATGTCAAAAAGATGAGCAGTTTTATGAACGCTTTTTCGGTGAACTTTTTATCTTTCTCTATCGACATTGCGAAATTGTAACACTACTCAACTACTATAGGACTATTTATAAATGCATTATTTACACATTCATGAATCGAATCAAAGGCATTTAG
- a CDS encoding DUF1838 domain-containing protein: MSLPDFSIIPAGEGIWHEFSARDFVRVRATLTEETAFIVWQGAIYSLVPGEKKQHLFDIVGMSAARCLAHPEGGWDFTSRELLFYLDPKSGELLHRWQNPWTEETVTVVHVANSPVQGRFRHPFPALVTPQTTTFIFDLFPNYPNALATDPKFQDYSPQALYQAVELFKLTVPTVEILNPDPPSIENLLLAWSRIGPWLPWMKMGARPGQMIYSASGRKVMEVLALPRLIQQQIETRLPLFSQAPSQKLDTEDMTSWRYFAQNFEAYLANEQFPLPAPNDSN, from the coding sequence ATGAGTCTCCCTGATTTCAGCATCATTCCAGCAGGTGAGGGGATTTGGCATGAATTTTCAGCCCGGGATTTTGTCCGGGTACGCGCAACCTTAACGGAAGAAACCGCGTTTATTGTCTGGCAAGGGGCGATTTACAGTCTTGTTCCGGGGGAGAAAAAGCAACATCTGTTTGATATTGTCGGCATGAGTGCGGCCCGCTGTTTGGCCCATCCTGAGGGCGGTTGGGACTTTACCTCACGGGAATTACTGTTTTACCTTGACCCTAAATCCGGTGAGTTGCTCCATCGCTGGCAGAATCCCTGGACAGAGGAGACGGTAACGGTGGTTCATGTAGCCAATAGTCCGGTGCAGGGTCGGTTTCGGCATCCATTTCCGGCTCTAGTCACTCCACAAACAACAACCTTTATTTTTGATCTGTTTCCCAACTATCCCAACGCCCTCGCGACTGACCCAAAATTTCAAGACTACAGTCCCCAGGCCCTGTACCAAGCAGTAGAACTGTTTAAGCTGACTGTCCCCACGGTTGAGATTTTAAACCCAGACCCACCCTCTATTGAGAACCTGCTATTGGCCTGGAGTCGGATTGGGCCGTGGTTGCCGTGGATGAAGATGGGCGCAAGGCCTGGGCAAATGATTTATAGTGCCAGTGGTCGCAAGGTGATGGAAGTTTTAGCCTTACCCCGCCTGATTCAGCAGCAAATTGAAACCCGTTTACCCTTATTTTCCCAGGCCCCATCTCAGAAACTCGATACTGAAGACATGACTTCCTGGCGATATTTTGCCCAGAATTTTGAAGCCTACTTGGCGAATGAACAATTTCCGTTGCCAGCCCCTAATGACTCAAATTGA